The segment CCACGACGATCTCCGGATCCTCCGCCGGCGCGTAGGCCGCGAACCAGGCATGGGTGGGCAGGTTCCCTTTCGCATCGCGCTTGCCGGGGAATTCCGCTGTGCCGGTCTTGCCGGCCACGCGAATTCCCTGCAGAGCCGCCTGCCGGCCGGTGCCGCGCTCCACCGCCTGCTCCAGCCCTCGCTGAATCTCCCGGATGTACGACTCCTCCACCGGCAGGCGGCGGATCAACTGTGGGCCGACCTCCTGCACCACCTTGCCCTCCGCATCCACGATCTGCCGCACCACATGCGGCTGATACAGGGAGCCGCCGTTGGCGATGGCCGCAAAGGCGTTTACCACCTGCAAAGGGGTCGCCAGCACAAAGCCCTGCCCAATGGCCATATTATAAGTGTCACCCTTGACCCAGCTCTCACTGTAATTCAGGCGCTTCCACTGGGCGGTGGGGACCAGCCCCTTCACCTCGCCGGGCAAATCAATGCCGGTGGGTTCCCCGAAGCCGAAGGCATGGGCATAACTGGCGAGCCGCTCCAGGCCCAGGCCGGCAAAGTCCTGGAAGCCGCCGGCCACCTGGTAGAAGAAGATGTCGCATGACTGGACGATGGCCTCCTCCAGCGCGATGTCGCCGTGACCGTGTCCGTACTTGTGAATCCAGCAGTAAAACGGCTGGGCCTTGGTGGGATCATCCGGGAAGTATTGGTTCGGCACGTACATGATGCCATCACAGCGGATCAGCGTCCGCGGGGTGATGACCCCTTCCTGCAGGCCGCCGGCGGCCGGCACGATCTTGAACGTGGAGCCGGGCGGATACTGGCCCATAATGGCATGGTTCACCAGCGGCCGGCGCTCATCAGCATTCAACCGCTCGTAATCTTCGGGCTTGATGCCGCCGGCAAACAGGTTATTGTCATATCCCGGCAGAGAAACCATCGCCAGCACCTCCCCGTTCTGGGGGTTCATGGCGATCGCCACACCCGACGGGGATTTGGCCTGCTGGAGGGCTTTCACCAGGAGCTGTTCCGTGGTGCGTTGGAGCGCCAGGTCAATGCTCAGTACCAGATTATTGCCCGGCGTCGGCGGCGTGATCTCCCCGATGGTGCGGACTTCCCGGCCGGCGACGTCCACCTCGATGGTCTTACGTCCTTTGACCCCGCGCAGTTCTGCCTCGTACTGATACTCCAGGCCGGCCAGCCCCACCTGGTCGGTGGGCGCATAGCCCTGGGAGATATAGGTCTCGCGCAGTTCGCGCGGGATGGGGCCCATGTACCCCAGCAGGTGCGCCATCAGCTCGCCGGCCGGATACGAGCGTTGGGGCTGGACCGTCACCTGCACTCCCGGCAGATACAGGCGCTCTTCCTCAATGGTGAAGGCAATGTCCCGGTCCACCCCACTGCGGATGACCACCGGTTGGTACGGGGCAAAGGCTTCGGCCTCCGCGAGCAGTTCGGTCAAGTAGGTGATGGGGTCGCGGCGCTCCTCGCGCCGGCGCAGGCTTTCCGCCAGCGCCTGTGCCTCCCAATTGGCGGGACTGCCGGCGCCGCCCTGGCGGTACGGGGGAACGACCCAGGAGTCATCCTGGATATTCAACAGTTCGACCAGCCGGCGGATGACCCTGGCCCGCACAGCCGGGTCTTCCGGCAGGTCCGCCGGCACCACCGTCACGGCAAAGCTGGGCACATTGCGCACCAACAGTTCGCCGTAGCGGTCGTACATCACACCGCGCTGGGCCGGCAGGGCGATCTCGCGGAAGCGCATGCGGTTGGCCAACTGCGCGTAATGGTCGCGCTGGAAAATCTGCATCCTGCCCACCTGGGCCAGCAGTACACCAAACAGCAGTACCGCCGCAATCTGCAGGATGCGGATGCGCAGTACCGTATGGACCGGCGTTTCCGATACGCCGTTCAACTTCGCCAGGGGGTCTTTCACCAGCCCATCTCCTGCTCGCCCGTCATCTGATGGAACCAGCGCAGTGGCCAAAACACCACGGCAGAGACCGCGGCGTTCAGCAGGGCCGCCGGC is part of the Anaerolineae bacterium genome and harbors:
- the mrdA gene encoding penicillin-binding protein 2 translates to MKDPLAKLNGVSETPVHTVLRIRILQIAAVLLFGVLLAQVGRMQIFQRDHYAQLANRMRFREIALPAQRGVMYDRYGELLVRNVPSFAVTVVPADLPEDPAVRARVIRRLVELLNIQDDSWVVPPYRQGGAGSPANWEAQALAESLRRREERRDPITYLTELLAEAEAFAPYQPVVIRSGVDRDIAFTIEEERLYLPGVQVTVQPQRSYPAGELMAHLLGYMGPIPRELRETYISQGYAPTDQVGLAGLEYQYEAELRGVKGRKTIEVDVAGREVRTIGEITPPTPGNNLVLSIDLALQRTTEQLLVKALQQAKSPSGVAIAMNPQNGEVLAMVSLPGYDNNLFAGGIKPEDYERLNADERRPLVNHAIMGQYPPGSTFKIVPAAGGLQEGVITPRTLIRCDGIMYVPNQYFPDDPTKAQPFYCWIHKYGHGHGDIALEEAIVQSCDIFFYQVAGGFQDFAGLGLERLASYAHAFGFGEPTGIDLPGEVKGLVPTAQWKRLNYSESWVKGDTYNMAIGQGFVLATPLQVVNAFAAIANGGSLYQPHVVRQIVDAEGKVVQEVGPQLIRRLPVEESYIREIQRGLEQAVERGTGRQAALQGIRVAGKTGTAEFPGKRDAKGNLPTHAWFAAYAPAEDPEIVV